A segment of the Nostoc sp. TCL26-01 genome:
TTTATTTAACTAAAGCTATAGCCGAATTTTTAGTTGGTCATGTTTTACCAACTAGGTACTCAAATAGCACCTTTATTTAAGTTGTTAAATGATGGCTGATTATGTTAAGTTTCTGGAGAAATTTGGCGCTAATCGCATTTCTCCTATTTCAGGAGTAGGGAACTTTTAAAAGATGCTCTTAAGCGTTTGCTTGTTGTTTTTTACAGTACAACATCTCATAGGCTTTACAGATACTTGTCTATATAAAACCAGTAAAATTTACCTAAACTTTAATTATTCCAGTAAATAAAATTATAATACACAAAAATGCTTTATTTAAAATAATTTTTGATAAATTTAAAAGTTAAAAAATATTAAAAATGTTGTTACAATACTAAATATTCTGGCTATGTTCCCGAAATTTAATGGGTGCTGTCATCAAATCTCTGGCGACAGAACAAGAACGCTATTTTACAGCCAACGAAGTTATAGTATTATTTAATGGCATTTGCCAGTATCACTGTATTTCATTCAGCAACGCCAGATATTTTATAAGCAGAAGGATCAACTGGTAACATGATCTCTGCAATCCGTTGCCAGATTTTTTTCGGTCTTTTTACACCCATATCATTAATCAGTTGTTCAATGTGATGTAGGTGAAATGGTGCAATACAAGTACCGTTATCTTGATTATAGTACGATTGCATTTGCCTCCATTGCGATTCTGCAATTATTTCCTGGTGCATTTCCCCAGGAGAAGGTAAGACTAGATTACCTTGAAAATATTCAACTAGCCATTTAGCAGCAATTTCTGATGTTAACTGGCAATAAAAACTGGAGTTATAACCAACAAAACCCAATTGGGGAATATCAGGATGAATCAGATGGCGATACAGGTGAAAATTACCTTGATAGTTGATGATTAATTGATAATACTTTTCTGCTAAAAATGAGATATTTTGCCGAAACCCTGTAGCGAAAATTACGACATCTGCTAATAACTGTTGACCATTTTCTAAATTTGCACCGTTGGGAATAAACTGAGCGATCGCTGTTTTTACAGTCCGAATTTTTTGCGATCGCACATACTTGTAAAAGTCTGTAGGTGCAATACTCACGCCACTACAATCAAGAGATTGATGCAAAGGTCTATCAGGTAACATCCCACAAGCATCTAGCTTAAATTGTAAACGCAAAATCCTTTCACATAGCCACCAAAATAACCGGACTATCGGTTTACCGATAGTGTGTAAAAATAACTCTACACCTTGCAAATGTCGATAAGGTATCCAAATCTCAGCAAAGCGAGTTAAGAGAATATATTTAACATTAATCAAACCAAGAAAAAACTTAGGAACTTTCCAAGATATTCTGCGAAAGATGAGGGTACATTCAGCCGCTATATTTACAGCCATAGTGGCAATATCAGTAGCTGATTTACCAAAACCTACTATCAGCAATCGTTTGCCTTGAATATCCGAAATATCATTAAACTCAGTTGAATGCAATACTTTACCACCAGCCGCGATGAATGCTTCTTGACCAGGTAATAATGGCTGATGGGGAATATTAAAAATACCATTACAAATCAGTACAAAATCAAACTCATGTATTTCTTGTTTTGTTTGATTAGTATCATCATCCTGACAATTAATGCTAACTACCCATCCTTGATCTGCACCAATTTTCCTGTCAATTTTGATTACTTCCGTTTGCCAACGAATTTTTGGTGTGACACCAAAATGCTGTGCGTAAGACTCTAAATAAGCTTGCATTTGTGCTGCACTAGGCCACTCTGGATAAGTAGATGGCATAGGATAATCAGAGAAAGCATAGGTATCACGGGGGTTTTGGGTAGTGAGTCCGGGGTAAGTACGAGATTTTTCCCAAACACCACCTAAAGCTGTTTGTTTTTCAAATACACTGACGTTGTATCCTGCTTCTAGAAAAGTCTTAGCAGCAACCAAACCACTAATACCCGCACCAACAATACATACCTGCTTCTCTATTACCATTTACATAACCCTTTGTAGACTTCCCCTGCATACATCACAGATTTTTCATACTTTTTTGTCAATCGTCCAAGAATTTTCCTTGATGATTGTAGGGACGTACGGACGTACACCCCTACTAGAGGCTCAATGATAGGTCTTACACCTGATTCTTCAGCAGCCGGAAGCTACTATCTCATCAGATAATCTGAGGCAGTGAAATTAACTACGCCCACTGTAGTGTAGCTGACCTTCTACTGGCATAGAAATTGTCAGAGGTGGTTTGTCTGGATTTAATGATGGTTTGACCCAACCTTCTAAAGTCATCACCTCTAGACAAAACATCGTGTGCTGGATAGCGATACGTAGATGTTCAGGTGGAACGCGGGTTTTAAACAAAGCAATCAGATATTGATAGATTTGCTCTATATCTGAGGTACGACTGAGAACATCGATGAGTAGACCGTAAAGACCTGTAATCGGTAAGCGATCGCCGTTTTGTTTGAGGTAACATTTAACTTGGTCAATCTTCCCATGAGTGTAAACAGCGACAAAATCTTCTGTGGTGTCTGCCAAGTCAAGTTGGAAAACATTATACCCACTGATTTCCCAAGGTAACTCTTCTTTGGCAAAACGCTGTACCATCTGTTTCATGGCTCCCAGGTCAAACCCACCAATCACCGCTTGACCAACGATATCATTGGTGAAACCACCTTGAGCTAACCAACGAAAAGCCTCTGGGGGACTGAGATTGAGTCCAGCTTCTTTAGCAATGGTTTGGCAATGGGCGTATAAATCTGTAAATTGCCCATTAGCCGCGTACCAATAATCAGCAAAGCGGATATGTTGTTGCACACGACGACGCTGATTTTGGTCGTATTGATTTTTCAACCAATTAACATCATGTTCGCCCTTGTGTAAATCTAGTAATGTGTAGGCTAGTTCTTTAGCACCAACATGAGTTAATGTCAATCCAGCAGATAAAATCGGATCGGCAAAACCGGCGGCTTCTCCTACTAAAAACCAGTTTTCCCCAACGGTTCTCTCGGCTAAGAATGACCAATCTTTCGTAATCTCGATTTTGTCTCTACTAGTAGCATTAGCCAGTAATTTGGAAATCAATGGCTCTTGCTTGAGCGCGTCTTGATAAATCTCTGCGGCTGACTTTTTCGCTTCCTTGTAATAGCTGGCGGGACAGACAAAGCCAACGCTAGTACGGGTTGGACCTAATGGAATAAACCAAATCCACCCATAGCCCAAGCTCATGATTTGGATGCGTGTACCACCGACACCAATTTCTACAGCCCAATCTGCATTATTCCAATAGTCCCAGATGGCAATATTCTGTAGTTGTGTAGGACATTCTGTTTGTACACCCAAAGCCTTGCGTAATATACCTACATGACCAGAAGCGTCAGCATAGTAAGTCGCGGTGATTTGTTCCCCAGAACTCAGATGTAAAGCTGTAATGCGATCGCCTACTGTATCGACTTTCACAACGGCTGTCTGCTCTCGCACCTCACATCCTAGCTCTTCTGCATGACGTAGCAAAATATCATCGTAGATGGAGCGATCTACTTGAAAAGCTGTTTGTCGGCGTTGTCCTTCATACTTAGCCGGACGAGCCTCTTCTTTAAACTCTTCTAATCTGAGAAAGTGAAATTCCCAAGGTTCTGGATCTTTTCCCCACCGATAGTTTCCCCCAACTTTAATCGGGAAATTAGCAGCTTCTACCTTATCCCAACACCCCATTTCATTCAGGATGTCACTAATCTGCGGTAACTGACTTTCACCTACGTGATCTCGCGGAAATTTTTCTTTTTCTAAAATCAATACACGCAGTTGAGGATTATACTTTTTTAGTAGAGTGCCAGTTGTGCTACCGCCAGGGCCGCCACCAACAATTACAACATCATAGTGATTCATAAAGAAGTGGGAAATTAACTTAATGGGATTGTGAATGACAAGTTTCAAGAACTAGTAAAAATCTGGCAATTTCGACAGAATTCATAATTGCCAGAAAATCTCATAGCTGGCTCGACAAAGCATACTGAAAAAAACACCTATCCACAGTAAATTATTCAGTATGCTATGTTTTACCTAGTTTTTAAGCGTTAGCAGTTAATGCTGCTTCTGCATTAGCTATTGCAGGATGGGAGATATCCAAATTTTCTGTCCAAGTATGAGAAATTTCTAAGTTCTCAGTCCAAGTGTGGGAAATTTCTAGATTTTCTGTCCAAGTATGAGAAATTTCTAAGTTCTCAGTCCAAGTGTGTAAAAGTTGAATTCCTGGTTGGTTTGCTTGAGACATGATTCTACTCCTGATAGATTAGTGAAATGGGATAGGTGCTAAACATAAAATTTCTCAATATATTTAGATAGGAAAAACTCTAGTGACTACATCACAGTCACCTTAGTTAATCCTGATATTTTGGTATCACTGCTTGTAAAAATCTCCAATTACATAAGGTAATCTCTAGCCTCTAAAACTAGCTGTTGATCTGAATAAGACATACCCAACAAAAGCAATCAAAGTTAAGCCGATGTTCATGCAACTAGCTGCTGACGGTCACAATAACCAATTGCATAGACAAAAAGCGAATTAACTAATTCTGTAATTAAGTCGAAGACTTTATCAGCTAATACCAAAGCTGCTTGATTTTCTATTTCTGTTAACTGGATATTTGCTAAAACTTCTTCTATATCGCTAGATCCTGTTGTATGACCTGTTTCTACAGCTAAATGAAAGTCGCCAAAATACAAATATTTATTACCAGTGACAGATTGTAGTTGATGAGCCACTTGTGCCGCATTAGCAAAGACAATATTTCCCGTTGATTCTAAGACTTCAATGATGACTAGCTTCTGAATGGGAGTTGCTTCCAAAGCATAACGAAATAATTGATATACCACCCAGCGTGGAGTCATAGTTTCTTCACTCCACAGAAATTTTATACTGTCTGTAAATGTTAAGGAATTATCAAAACCAAGTTTTTCTAAGTCTGATAGAAACCATAACCAGTGGTGATCATCTTCCTCTGTATGATTATTAATCAGCAGTTGTAATGGATCGCTACTATCTTCATCACGAAATCCGCGTTTATTTAGCTCTCCAAAACTCATAATAAAAGGAACAGCACAAGGGCCCCAAGCCAATCTCTTGTCAGGCTCTATGCTTTGATCTTGCATAAATTTTATCAGAGGTAATTGGGCAAATTCTCTCTTCCTAGTCTCAATGAACTCAAGGACTTCTTTCATTATTTATGCCCTAACTTTCATCAATGTTGATTTGGAGAAAAACTCATTTCTGCACAACACCAGTCAAATCTATTAGCCTTTTACTCTGGCAAATAATTTTGATTTAATGTTTCTAAGTGTTAAGTTTTTGTTTTAAAACTTTAATTACTTAATTAATTTTTAATCTTTTTGTTTAATAAAGTGTAACCGAAATAATACTTAATTAAAATAGTTAAATAAAGCACAATAATACTTGTGATTAATAATACATTGACTTAAATCATAAAATTTATAATTTTTAAATGACATTTAATGCAATGGTGTATATATTTATGCCTTCTTTACGAACAAAAATCCGTCTTTGCGAAATTATTTCGATGTTAATCTAAATACAGAAGAGTGATTTTAGCAACTTGTGCAATGAAAGATATACTTAAATGTCATCAAAACGCAACATTTTATTTGTTCCCAAAGTATCTCAGAAGGTATTTATCTATCAAAAAATTAAATAAAAAGATTTACTGACAGAGCTTTTATATCAAAGGTAAGATGTAAAATTCTCATAAAATGGTATGTAGCTAATACTACATTGATTAAATCCTAACAAAGATATACCTAAATATCACTCTAAATATAGATAACAAAAAGTGACTTTGTATGTTTCTTATAAAAAATTTACCCATCAAAAAGTCTTCATCTCAAAATTTCCATCTATATCAATGCGTGAAGCGGAAATTCATACATGAGATGGAAAAATTTTGAGTAGTGCTTGATTTTATGTAAAATTTCTTAAATTATGTTCATAGTTGAGATATAACACTTATATATGCAGAGCTAATTGTCGCAGAGTAGCGCAACTACAGGTTATTGAATTAGTGACTGACTCAATAACTCACGATGAATTAATGCTCGATCAACTAAAGACTGGATTTGTTCAGATGAAAGTGGATCACCATTAGCATAATGTTCTATCCAAGTCTTACCAATCAAATTGGCATCATCTGGTAAATTTGCTAAATCCCACCCTGGCATCCCTAATTCTTCCATTAAACGATTAATTTTAGGATCGTAACTCAAGGCAAAACAACGACAGCCTTCAGCTGCTGCCATAATTAAACTGTGTAGCCGCATTCCAATAGCCATTTCTACACCGCGAAACACTCCTTTGAGTATCTGTGGATCTTCCAGACACAAGATTTTACTGACATCTGGGAGATGTGGGTGTATGGCTTGAGCGATCGCTAAATCTTCACTTTTTTGAAACGGTAATAGTAAAATAAAAGCCTGGGTAGCTGTTTGAAAATCTACCAATGCACGAGTTAAATTCGCTAAACGAGTTTCTGTCAACTGAGGATGCGATCGCAAAGTAACGGCAACTCTAGGTGCAGGTAAATCCCAAAGTCCCGGCACTGGCTGAGATTGTAAAGCCCAAACCGGATCTGGTGCAAGGATATGCGGAATGTGCCACTCAGATAATAAAGCAGCACTAACGCGATCGCGTACACTAATTGCCTGACAACCAGCAAAATTTTGTCTAGCTAACCAGCGAGTTGGTGGACGTAACAAAGGGCCGATACCTTGCGCCCAAGCTATAGTTTTTAAGCCCATTGTTTGTGCCAAGGCCATTAACCCACCATAATAAAATGGGCTAAGAGTGCTAGTGACATCCTGGATTAAACTTCCACCACCCCAAATCAAAGCGTCACAAGAACGCAAAGCTTGCACCACAGGCAAAATAGCCATACGATTGTGAGCTTCTACATGATAGCGATCGCTAGTTTCTTCTGGATTACCAGAAAGCACCACAGGTGTAACATGAGATGGTAACATTTGCAGAAGCGTTGCCAACAAAGCTTCGTCACCACCATTACCTTTACCGTAATACCCAGATAATAAAGCCCGCATCGTTCCCATTTAAAATTATGAATGTTGGATTTTAGATTATCAACTTTTTTAGGGAGTGGGGGAAACAATTCAAAATTCAAAATTCAAAATGAAGAAATAATGACCAATGACCAATGACTATTGACTATTGACTATTGACTAAAACTTATGCACGCTTTATCAATTCCGACTTGGATTATTCATATTTCTAGCGTTATCGAGTGGATTGCCGCGATTTGGTTAATTTGGACTTATGGGGAACTTACTGGGAACCGTAGTTGGTGGGGATTGTCTTTGGCGATGTTACCTGCTTTAGTAAGTGCTATGTGTGCTTGTACTTGGCATTATTTCGATAATGCTGAATTTTTGGAATGGTTGGTAACATTGCAAGCTACTATGACTTTAGTCGGGAATTTTACCCTTTGGGTGGCGGCGGTGTTGATTTGGCGTTCTAGCAAGTTTGCCGAAGCAGAGCAGATTATTGAATCAAAAGCTATTGAATCAAAGAGATGATATCAAAAGAAACCCTGTTTGCCTTATCGTTATTTCCCTATTTGGGTTTCTTGTGGTTTATCAGCCGCAGTCCACAAATGCCTCGTTTAGCCCTATATGGATTTTACGGTACGCTGGTTTTCGTTGGTGTAACCATCCCCGCCGGGATTTATGCTCAAGTGCATTATGGCGAATCTTTAGCGAATGTAGACTGGTTACACGGTAGTGCGGAAGTATTTTTAACTCTTTCTAATATCTTGATTGTCTTGGGTTTTGGACAAGCTATTAGACAATTGCGGTCAAAGAATTAGTACAAGAAGGTGATAGGGGACAGGTGATAGGGGATAGAAATGATACTTATTCTGTAAACTTTTTGGCTATTTCAGATTATTAATGATTAGTAAACTTAATTACGAATTACGTAGCTTGCTTCTCGCCCTTGGCGAGTATTACGAATTACGAATTATAAACATGGGGGTGAAGTAAATGGAAGTAATTCCAGCAATTGATTTACTTGCAGGACAGTGTGTGCGATTGTATCAAGGAGATTATGAGCGATCGCAGGTTTTTAGTGAAAATCCTGTGGATGTTGCCCAGCAGTGGGTAGATCAAGGTGCAACAAGATTACATATAGTTGATTTGGATGGTGCAAAGGCTGGTAAGGTAGTAAACTTAGCAGCAATTGAGGCGATCGCTCAAGCAGTTTCTATACCAATTGAGATTGGTGGGGGATTGCGCGATCGTTCTAGTGTGGAACAAGTGTTTAATTTGGGTGTACGCTGGGCAATTCTGGGTACTGTCGCCGTCGAACAACCCCATTTAGTCCAAGAACTCTGTCAACAATATCCTGGACAAATTATTATTGGCATTGATGCTCGTAATGGTTTAGTAGCTACTCGTGGTTGGTTAGAAACCTCGGAAGTTTTAGCTACACAACTAGCAGTACAAATGCAAGAACTAGGTGCATCTGCAATTATTTACACTGATATCCATCGTGATGGAACTATGGCGGGGCCGAATTTGGTAGCATTGCGGGAACTGGCAGCTGCTATATCTATCCCTGTCATTGCGTCTGGTGGAGTCAGTTCTGTCACTGATTTATTGAGTTTGTTAGCGTTAGAACCACAAGGGGTGACTGGTGTAATTGTGGGACGGGCATTGTACACTGGCGATATTATTTTAAGGGAAGCATTGCAGGCGATCGGCCCAACCCGCATTCAAGATATCCCACCCAATTTAGGCTCCTCATATCTTGCTTAACCTTAGCTTACTTAGGGACTTATTTGTTTTTTAGTGTTCCCTAAGTTGACTTTAATTCCATATCTGGTTAACAGCCTGTTTTGCTAGATTGGTTTTTGTGATTTCTGGAATCTCCCATAACACTTTTGTAGGTATGTATAGAAATTATCCAAAGCGATTTTTTCTATAATTTGTCCATAATTTTGTTAAACTTAGGCGCAATCAAGTTAATCAGTACCAAAATAATTTATTTCTAGACAAACTATTCTGTAAAAATAATGGGTTTCCTTTGTTATAGAGACGTAAATATGATCACGTCTCTATTTTTATTTTGATAGTTAGATAGCAATACGGTTCAGTTAAGGCTAAAAACTACAACTAGTGTAGTAGCGTGGCAAGCCTAAAATGTTGCAATAAATTGGGAAAAAATTGAACGCAGATGTAGCTTGCTTCCCAGAGGGTACGCGGATAAACGCAGATGAATAAGATGTTAGATTTTTAACTAATGCCTCATTTTAACCCAATACGGTTCAGTTAAGGTTGTCAGCTTATTGATCTCCCAAAAACCAAGACTTGGGGGATTCTCCCCCAAACCCCCGATTGGGGGACGGTTGCGTCCCCCAAACCCCCTCCAAAAAATAGATATGTTTTATGTGTAGTAATTCATTTATTTTCTTAACTGAACCGTATTGCATTTTAACCTAGACACGCCAGTAGGTTGGGTTGAAGAATGAAACCCAACGGTATCAGGACTTTGTTGGGTTTCGCTGTCGCTCCACCCAACCTACTTTTCTGCTTAACTGAACCGTATTGAGTTAGATAGACCATATGACAACAAACAAGCACTTGCGTAGCTTTCATTGGCAAAGAGAGTAAACTTTTTGACTAATTTCTGGAAATGGTACTATACTGAGTGTAGCTAAATTTAATACTCAATATCAGTTTGCATCTTATGGCTAGCCAACAACCCAACTCTAAGCAACCTGCTAAAAATATCAACGCAGTCAATAAGAATAGGAAAAAACCACTAAATAATGGTAAACCAGGTAAAACAGACCAATAATCTATCAATCTCTGAGCAGATTCATATTTAATTGAGCATTTCTTGACAACGAGTCCCATTTTGCACGCATCTCAGCTAAAATCGAGGTTTTTGGACTGTTGACCAAATCAGTTACCAGTTAACAGTTATCAGTTACCAGTTAATAAACAAAAATCTTGGTACAAGTTCCCTTTCCGTTACCAGTTAATAAACGTTCACTGTTCACTGTTTACTATGCCACCCTTAGAAGGGTTTTTTGGTTTAGTGCGTAAGTCCTAATATTAATTGACTCTTAAAATTTGACACGCATTTGTCCTGTTAAGGAGTTGCCAGTGTAAGCACTTTCTCCTGTATCTTGATTACGGACATTACTAAAACTATAACCCAAGTCTGCTTCAAGATTAGGTGATAGCTTTACCGTACAGCGCGTTTGATAGGTATTGGCGTTGTCAAATTCTCCTTTGAGTCTCTGCCTTCCTAAATTAGCAGCGAGACGACAGCTTAAGAAATTAGTGATATTACCCTGCCAAGCCAACTCAGCGTTATATACGAGGAAATCTAATGGGGAAAAATAGCCACTTGTACGCTCTAAATCGCGTTCATAACTCCAAGTAAATAAGTTAGCTGCTAGAGAAAATTGTCCTAACTTGCGCTCTAACCGACTAAAAGTCTGCACTTCGGAATTACCATCGTTGTAGTTACCCAAACGCAATGATAAAAACAAGCTGGTATGACGATCAATTTGCCAGTATAAATCAGGGCCAAATCGCCAAGCAGTAATTTGGTTATCTAAAGTTCGAGCATTGGATTTATAAGGTCCTTGTTCTAAATTAGCTGATAGTACTACTATTGATAGCAATTTACCCGATGGTGAAAGTTGCGGTGACGAAATGGGAGTATCAACTTTAGCATTGAAATTAATTGCTTTCGGTAAACGGTTGAAAACATCGACTCCAGCTGCTGTTTGCAGCGTCACTTGCCCAATTTTTCCCTGCCATCCAACTTGCAAGGGATAATTAATAATTGATTCCACTCCACGTTGTTCAAAGAAATTAAAACCTGTTTTGATAAAGATTTTATTGCCATTCCTCAATCGAAACTGCACTGTTGGTTCGATGAATAAATTAGTTTGACCAAAGTTGTCTGTGTCATAACGATAGTCTGTATAAATACTTTCCAAAACTGCATCTGGTGTTTCTGGTTTGGGAGAAGTTGTTGGTGGGCTAGAATTCTCTGGTAGTTTGGGTAAGACTGGCGGTAATCGCAAATCGGGATTGAAGTTTTCGGGAGCCGCCATCAAAATAGGTATTGGCTCTAATCTATAGAGAGATGGTTTCGATAATTCTAAGTTCTCAGTTCTGAGGAGCGCATGAGTTTTCAAGACAGATTTGAGGGATGATTCCTCGACTTGAAGATACTGGCGTGGGAATTCCCCCGTTATATCTGAAAATTGCTCTGCTGGGAGAGAATTTATTTTGGTGGCTGGCTCAGTCAATGCTGAAGCTGATTTCTCATTGTGATGTGGTTCGGCAGCTTGTGACTTTGCTGGTGATAATGTACAAATACCTATGCTACCGATTACTCCCAACTGGATTTGTAGGCATTTCAAAATGAGGGCAGTGGACAAACTATATCGAAAAACTCTCAAACTATCTGCCATTGGTCGATACTGTATTTGTATATCAATGCAAAACTAGCTGATGTATTCGGCTTGGGATTATAATGCCCAAAAGTTCCCTCTTTTATCATTTTTTTTGAGAGCATAATATTTACTTAAGTAATCAACCCTCAACAGTAATTCTTACTAATAAATAAACAGTAGCGATTATCTACTGTTAGCTGATAACTTAACTTGTCGGCAATGGCGGACATGATTTTTAACCCACGTCCACGTTCTTGCTGATTTTCTTCAAATCCAGATGTTTGTTGCAATTTTTGCTCTAAGTCAAAAAATGCACCTTGAGACCAAATACGAATTTCTATAGATTGATCTAACCGCACAGCCTCTATGGCAATAGGAGTTTCTATAGGTAAATTTTTATGGGCGTGTTCCACAATGTTAGTAAAGCCTTCTATGAGCAGGGTTTGACATTGCCACCAAATTTGTTGATCGGAGAGGGGTGGTTGATTAATCTGCTCAAACCAAGACAAAACTTGAGGTGAAGCTGTCAGGTCTGTGTTAACTTTAATGTGGATTGTTTTACTAATTTTCATAGAAAAATCATCATTGTATAGGAATACGATTTGATTACTGTTAGCGTAGCTTGGTGCAGCCTAATCATTTGCGTAGGTAGACAATAGGTAAGAAGTTTATCGACTTATACTAAGTTTTTTAAATAATCAAATACTAGTCTTATATGCGCTAATTATCTTATTTAATTTGAGTATTTCTACTATACATTTAAATCTCAATTGCCTGTAGTTTTAATTAAAAGGAATTTCTTATCATTTTACTTAGTAAAAAGTAATTTATGTTAAAAATTTTAGTTATTGATGATGACCCAATAGTGCGAGCAGTCATGCAAAGAACGCTGCAAAAACAAGGTTATGATATTACTGTAGTCAGTAATGGTGAGGAAGGAATTGCACAAGCACAACTGCTACATCCGGCTCTGATTATTTGTGACTGGATGATGTCCCAGCTAGATGGATTGGAAGTGTGTCGTCGAATTAAAGCAAATCCAGAATTAGCAACTACTTTTTTTATTTTATTGACGGCTAAAGGAGCAGCTACGGGAGAGGAGGAAGATAGAGTTAGAGGGCTTGATGCTGGAGCCGATGAGTTTATCTCTAAACCAATAGAAATGAATGAATTAAAAGCACGAGTAAGAGCAGGGCTAAGATTACATCAACTGCATCAAGATTTACAAATTCAAAAGCAGGCATTGGAGATACTTAATAGAGATTTACAAACTCAAAAGCAAATTTTGGAAACCGAATTAGCGGAAGCAGCTGATTATGTGCGATCGCTTTTACCTTCACCGCTTATAGGATGTGTAAATACAGAAAATATTTTTATTCCCTCTGCACAGCTAGGAGGTGATTGCTTTGACCATTATTGGCTCGATGATGATCATTTGGTAATTTATTTGTTGGATGTATCAGGACATGGAGTAGGTTCAGCCCTCCTATCGGTATCTGTGCTAAATGTTTTGCGATCGCAATCTCTACCAAACACTAACTTTTGTCAACCTGGGGAAGTTCTCAAAGCACTCAATAACGCTTTTCAAATGAGAAAGCACGGTGATAAATATTTCACAATTTGGTATGGAGTTTATGACCGCCTCAAACGTCAACTGATTTATGCTAATGCTGGACATCCACCGGCTCTACTTTTAGCTAGTAATTCTCCAACAAACATCCAAGTTCAACAGCTAATTTCTTTAGATTTACCCATTGGTTTTTTACCTGATGTGCAATTTAGTGAAGCTATTTTTGATGTCGAACCCAACAGCAATTTGTACATCTTCAGTGATGGTACTTATGAAATTAATCA
Coding sequences within it:
- a CDS encoding SpoIIE family protein phosphatase; its protein translation is MLKILVIDDDPIVRAVMQRTLQKQGYDITVVSNGEEGIAQAQLLHPALIICDWMMSQLDGLEVCRRIKANPELATTFFILLTAKGAATGEEEDRVRGLDAGADEFISKPIEMNELKARVRAGLRLHQLHQDLQIQKQALEILNRDLQTQKQILETELAEAADYVRSLLPSPLIGCVNTENIFIPSAQLGGDCFDHYWLDDDHLVIYLLDVSGHGVGSALLSVSVLNVLRSQSLPNTNFCQPGEVLKALNNAFQMRKHGDKYFTIWYGVYDRLKRQLIYANAGHPPALLLASNSPTNIQVQQLISLDLPIGFLPDVQFSEAIFDVEPNSNLYIFSDGTYEINQPDGKIWGIDAFINLLTKRSQEDTCELNQILANILAVNTQNHLDDDLSLIKITFG